The segment CTCATTCCCTGGAGCCTGAGCAGGACGGTGCCCCGGGGGCTCCTCTGTCCTGGGGCCTCCATGTCCTTCCTCAGACTCTCAGCCTCTCCTGGAGACCCCAGGGCTTGTCCTCCCTCTGCTTTGTCCCCTTCACTGGCCTCCCACCCCACCGGGAGTCAGTGTCCTGTGAGTTCCTGTTCTTTCTGGGAGAACCTTGGAGCCACAGGTGCATCTGAGGGTGTAATTTCTAGCATTGGTCAGTAGGGGAAGCCCTTGGAATCCTGGGGACAAAGGCTGCTCATGGCCATCCCCAGGCCCCCTCCTGCAGCCTcactgcaacccccccccccacacgcAGGCTCCCCACACCCCACGTGCCCTCTGGGCAGGCAGACCTCCGCACTTTCTGGGAGAGTCCCTCCCCACACGCACCCACCTTCACGGAGTAGGCGAAGGCCACGAAGCCCAGGCAGCACCAGTTCATGAAGATGGTGTTGAACAGGGACCAGACGATGTGGTCGGGCACGGCCGTCTCACTGCGGATGGTGACCACGGTGGTCGTCCCAGGAGCCGAGCTCTGGGCCCCGAGTACAGCCACCTCGTGCTCCTCCTTGAGCATCTCGTAGGTCGGGGGGACGCCGGGGTGGGCACCAGGGAAGAAGGGCTGGGAGCTGCGGCTCATGATGGGAGACGGAGCACCTGTGGTGTGGACGTGGATGCCCGACACACTGACCGTGCTCTGGGCCCTCCCTGTCCCAGTAGTTTCGATTTCTCCAAAGATTCCTTTTTTGGTGTTCGGGGAAATTGGGAATTGGCTGGGGACTAGGGGGGCGGAACCAACTGCTGGGTGTCAGGTTACACcagtgtgtgggggggcgggCTGAGGTGGGGGGGGCTTGTAGTCTCAGCAAGGCTTCCTGTCTCAACTCCCCCACCTCCTCGttcaggggtgagggtgggcccTGAGGACTTTTCCTGGCACGGGAGTCTCCCCACCcttgcccccagcccaggcccaagCCTGTGGCAGGCCCTCACTGCCCACAGGGGTCACAGGCCTCCTTTCTGGAATCTGTTGACCTTTCCTGGTTCTGAAGTCcatgctggggggcaggggcggagGGGGGAGTGTTTTGTGCTCATAGGTCAGGACCCAGCAGCCTGTGTTGCCTGTCCCGGAAGGAACCTCCAGCATCTCTCAAGGGTCCCCGGGAATGAGAAGGCTGGGGGCTCCGTGACGTGAGGAGCCAGctgtggggggagaaggaggctccagGCCATGTGGCAGCAGCTGGGAGCCCAAGGCCAGCACGTTTGTGCACCCCACCTTTCCTCGCCCCCTTCTGCCCCCATCAGGTCACATAGGTATGGTTCTGTGGCTCCTCCTAGGCCGTCAGGCCTGTGCCCCCTTCTCCAGAGAAGGTAAGGTCAGCTTAGCAGCCAGGACATAGCTCTTTCTAAGAGTCAAGGCTCCAGTCATCCATCCTCTTACTGCCTGCAGTCCTGGCCTGCGTGGAGCAGGGTGTGGGGCGCAGAtggcccaggcctggcctggcctgttAGGAGCTCTTGCCTTCCCCGCGGAGGCCCGGTTGAGTCAAGGCCCCCAGACCAGCCTCAGGTCTGGGTCTCTGGCCCAGGTTTCCGGGTTCCCACctttccagccccctccctgggctcccgtCACAGGGTGTCAGCTTCTTCCTGCAGTGACCACCTCTGGGTTCCCCCCAGTCAATGAATTTTTCATTGGCCAAACAAGCTAGTTAAATGAGATGTATTAGCAAcctcaggtgtacaaaatagaaGGACGATATTTAGAATTTTGATGAGATTATATATTGACCCATCTGGATTTTGCACTGGCTAAAAAATGGGAATGTATTAgctaaatggaaatttaaattagTTGGCTAAATGGGAATGTCCCCTGTCACCCAGTCTTCTGTTAAATCCTGCCGTGGAAGCACCGGTGTGGTTCTGTTGTCCTGTGGACTCAGTGACCCAGAAGGCTGTCCCGACGGACCCAGCTGACGTGCACACGTGGGAGAGAAGCTGGCCCTGGTGCCCGGTGTGGGGTGAGGTCAGTGAGGGGCGGGGATGGCCACCTGCAGGCCCCACGCTGCCCCCAAAGTCCTGACGGGCTGTGCTCGGCAGTGTCTGTGGGGGGCTACTCCCACCGTGGGTCATCTTGACCAGCGACGCGCTGTCCCCGCTTGTGCAGGGGAGAGCGAGGGGCAGGAGCACGCCCTTGAGCAGCTTTCCCCCACGTGGCTGATGACGTAGGCGTCGCCTTGGGTGCACGGGTAACGGTACCGTGTGCCGCAGTCCTCGCCAAGGGATGTGTTCTGAGACATGGTGACTTCTGACCTATGTACTTGATGTGATCCATGGTTTACGGGGCTCCGTTTTACTCCTGGCCGTGCTCAGAGTGGCTCACAAAATCCTGGAGGTGACCCGCCATCTCCGTCTGGGTGCGGGGCTGTATGGCTGCACCCTCAGGCCTCCGTCCAGCCTGGGATCCCCACCTCCCGCTGTCCGTGTCCTGCCGCTGTCCGTATCCTGCCGCCCCTGCAGCACTGGGATGCCTTCTCCATGGCGGGCCTAACTGACCCGCAGCCACGAGCCCTAGGTGTCTTAGGGGACTGATGGACTCAGGGCCCAGCTCAATACGTGAATTCGGTTCCTGGACCCTGTGGACTAAGTAACGCGCAGTGCAgcccagcagggggagctctctCGCCCACCGCTCCCTCCTGGTTCTCTCCGCACTGGCAGCGGGAAGAAGCATGGGCCTCACCGCGACCTCAGGAGGAAGGGGGGTTCCTCTCATCCggacagcccagccaatgagagcagaacccagccaatgagagcacagcccagccaatgagagcagaacccagccaatgagagcacagcccagccaatgagagcaCCGCCCCTCCCAACTCTACACCCCCNAAGCGCACAGCCCCTCCCAACtctacacccccacccccatttataaaagagtttttattttctctgttttgtgaTTTGTCTATGATTTTGCCATGGCTTGCTTTTCCAGAATTGTAATtttctgctattcccaaataaacccgttttctggtaaaataactggcagttttatttttaagcttgtGTGAGGGACTGCCCAGACAACACTAAGCAAATGTTGGATACCAGCAGGGTGTTCAAGAATTCAACTCCATTTTGACACCATCGACCCAGAGATAATATCAGATCCCATAGGTTAAGGGTTCAGTTTTACAAGACTATCTCTATAGCTAGCATCACCACTGCAGGTGCCAGTCACAAGTCGGGGCTGTCACCTGGGCTTCTGACCAAGCggctgtaaatcagaggttcccatgacttCTTGGttctattcatttgacagagcgGCTCCCAGAACTCAGGGGAACATTTTACTCACTAGATCACCAGCTGATTACAAAAGGATCCAAGTCAGGAAtcgccagatggaagagatgcccaGGGTGAGGTCTGGGGAAATGTCCACGGCTGCTCCAGGCACACCACTCTCCCTGGATGTCCATGTGTTCCCCAGCCTAGAAATTCTCAAAACCTTGTCCtttgggttttatggaggcttcattacttAGCCATGACTGACTAACTCATTGGCCTCTGGTGATTGAATGCAACCTTCAGCCCCGCTGCCATCCCCGGAGGTCAGAGGGTGGGACAGAACCAACCCTGTGGTCCCTTGGTTGGCTCTCCTGGCAGCCAGCCCTCATCCTTAGACGAGGGtcccaaagtcacctcattcACATAACAAAATGTGATCTCTGATCACATCAGAGATGCCAAGGGCttaggagttctgtgccagaAACAAGGATGGAGAGATAcatctttcttactttttttttttttttaaagattttatttatttattcgacaaagatagagacagccaccgagagagggaacacaagcagggggagtgggagaggaagaagcaggctcatagcagaggagcctgatgtggggctcgatcccacaacgctgggatcacgccctgagctgaaggcagacgcttaaccactgtgcaaCCCAAGCGCCCCAGACACATCTTTCTtaatataaatcacaatatcacaatatCTCAACGGGCAAAGCATCGTTCTGGCCCCTCTTTCTGGTGGGACACAATGGATCTAAGGAATATGGCAGGCCCAAGTCAAACTCTCAGTGGGGCCCCTGGTTTGAGTCCTCCAAAATTTGTATCTTGAAATCTTAATGCCCACAGTGATGGTAGTAAGAAGTGGGGgctttgggaggtaattgggtcataagggtggagcctcATGATAGAATTAGTGTTCTTATCAAAGAGacccacagagctccctagccAATATGTGAGCGCACAGTGAGAAGTTAGCCATATGCAACCAGGAAGAGGGTCTCACCAGAACCTGTCCACGCTGGCTCCCTGATCTGACTTCCTGCTTCCAgatgtgtgagaaataaatttttactgtttACGAGCCACCCAATTTATGGTACTTTTTATAACAACCCCAACTGATGAAGACAGGGGGTTGGGGGACAGGAACCTGAGGTCTCTTGTGGAAAAGTTAGGCTGGAGACCCCGGGAGTCCTTCTGCCAGAGGAGGCACTGCAGTATGAGTCTGGGGTTCAGCAGTGAAGCCTGGCCCTTTGTTGTAAATGTCAGTTATTGGCACAGACGTGGCATTTACAGCAAGGGGTTGCAGGACCCTACAGAGGGAACCCAAAACAGAGCCCTGAGCTCATCCTTCCAAACCTCCGAGGATTCGGGAGGGCAGGAGTAACCAGCCAAGGAGGCTGGGAAGCAGCTGTCTGCCCGTGAGGGAGGATCTCGGAGAGCTCACTGCAGCACCTCAGGGCAATGGCACAGCGGGGGGGCTGGGGTCTCCTCCTGGCTAACGCCTAGGGTGCCACAGCCCCGTGTGCATCCTGCTGTGGCCGGCCCCCTCCCGCCAGCACAGGGCAGGGACTTCTGCAGTGCCAAGGCTGGACGCTGGTGGGCCCAGGCGATCCGGCCAGAGCCCGCACTCTGGGTTCCGGGGACAGAGCCCAAGCCTGGGGGGTCTCCAGCCCTTCTCCGCAGCTGAGGCGACAcgcccccacccacagccccgAGGTGGCCCCTCCGACTCCTTTTGGCCGCGGGGCGGGGGCTCGGGTGGGTAGTCTGCCGCCAGCGCACGCCCCTTCCCCTGGCCCCAGCCGCCTGCCCTCGGGGGCTcccgggcgggggaggggctcgCGCGGCGGGGGACGGGGNGGAACCCATGGACACGTCGTACCCCCGCGAGGACCCCCGGGCCCCGACGCCCCGCAAGGCAGACGGCGCAGCCCACACGGCCCTCACTCTGGGGGCGCCGAGACCCCCGCCTCGAGACCACTTGATCTGGTCGGTGTTCAGCACCCTGTACTTGAACCTGTGCTGCCTCGGCTTCCTGGCGCTGGCCTACTCCATCAAGGTGGGCGGGCGGGGGCGCTCCGGAGGGGGCTGCTCGTCCTGAGAGGCtcgcggcggggggggggctccgTTGGCCAGGCGTGGACAAGCTCTTCGCCTCGCGAGGGCTTCTCCATTCAGGCAGGGGTACTGCTCAGAGAAGGAGGGGGCCGTCCTTGGGGGTGTCTGGTCCATCCAGAAGAGCACGGAGTTGGGGGGGGTGACCCAAGGGGGACGCTTTCATCAAACGGCTCTTcacatgctggggggggggggctcctgtgCCCAGCCCCTCCGGCTTCAGCTCCTTGGGGTTCTCAGCACCCCAGCCCTCGCCACCCCACCCACAGAGGGTCCTTGGGGCCGATGCTGGCCCAGGACGGCCTCTGGGTCCACAGCTggagtgggaggaggcagggccccCAGGTCCCATAGAGACGTGGCCCTACCACTGGCCCACAGGCCCGAGACCAGAAGGTGGCTGGAGACCTGGAGGCAGCCCGGCGTTTGGGCTCCAAAGCCAAGTGCTACAACATCCTGGCCACGATGTGGGCGTTGGTACCGCCTCTGCTGCTCCTGGCGCTGGTGGTGACCGGCGCGCTGCACCTGTCCCGGTTGGCCAAGGACTCTGCTGCCTTCTTCAGCACCAAGTTCGACGACTCGGACTATGACTGACAGGCTGGGTCTTGTCCACATCCTGACCCACGGACCCTGACCCCAGGACCAGCCCCAGGGCACTGCTCCAGGGACTCCGCCTTGAGCCCCTGGAACCCTAACTCCACCCCAGGGCCTGatgcccacccctcccaccccagcctgggcccctTATGCTAACCCTGAAGATCCCTTGTTTGGACCGCAGTGGTCTCAACTCCAACCTTGATAGTCCCTGCTCCCCTAACTCCTTGTGCCCAGGCTGGACCCTCCCTCCTCACTCACCCCACTCACTCAGCCTTGGTTTCACAATTAAAAGCACCTGGTTCCAGAAAGTGCCTCCTGGGCTTTttgctggggtgggagagggttTCTTCCTGAGAGGAACCAACCAGACTAAATCCCCCTGGACTGACCCCAGCAGGATGGTAGGTTGACCCGTCCTGTCTGCTGGGCCGTGCCCCGACTGTCGCCTTCACTCAGGCACTGGGTGGCTTGTGGGTTCTGGGGTGGAGACGCCGGAGTATTTTAGAATGGAGTTTGGGAACTCAGGCTTTTGATCTCCGCTGCCCTGCGGGACACTGTGGTTTAGTGGCCTCTCTTCCAGAACATGTGTGCCCTTCCCCATCTGTGTGTCCACTTGTGTTAAGTGGGAGCCCCAAGGAGGACATCGCTTGTCCTCACCCCGCATGTTTCTGTCGGTGGGTCAGTGAGTGCCAGGCTCCTTCTGTCCCTGTGACTCCTGCATTCCTTTAGTTTTGAGAAATTTCAGTCCCCACAGTGGGTTCCCTCCCTCCTGGGTCAGCGAGGCTGGACACGAAGACACACTTGCACACAGGCCTGACCCTTCTAGCACTCATGCACGTATACCTCACACGCATACATGCAGTTGGGCAGAGGTGAAAACTGGGGGGTGAGGACACTTTCTGAGCATCCTTGGTGCTCGGCACAGGTCCTCGTACCCTTCTATCTCCCTTGGGTAGCACTCTCCCCCTTCCTGGAAACCAGCAGGGCCTGGCAAAGAGGGCTTTgctaaacacatgcacacaccctgTGTGGCTGGGGATGAGGTCCCTTAGGCCTCCCTGCGGCTGGTCCAATGACAGGGCAGACTAATTGCAGGGGCCTTAACCGCAGGGCGGTTCCGGGTTTTTGAGCACCCCACCCAGGGAGCCCCCTTTGCTTCCCCATCTgcctgggctgggtgtgggggtcTGTCTAGCTGCGTACTTGGAGCCTCACTACCCCCCTCTTCTGTGATAGCCAACAGCTGGCCTAGCTGTCTCCACAGCGTGCTAGTGGAGATCATGTCTGGCCACAGGTCAACAGCGTGCCAGCCCTACGCTGGAGTGTGTGCTGCTCCCAGCCAGCCCCCGCAGGTAGGGGTGTGtgcagcctggggcctggggatggggatggtgcACTGGCCCCTGCTGGGTGCTGGTCCCAGGCTGGATCCAGGATAAGGGCAGTGTGCCAGGGCTTGGACCAGGATGGAGCTCCAGGTTTGGCCCAAGAAGGGAGCAACGTGTGCTGGATGCACAGGTTGGGAATGGGGATCAGCTTGTGTGTGACCAGGTACGTGTCCCCAGGCATGGGATGGTCTGCTGGTCCCCACATTTGGTGAGGGGAACAGAGATTGTCTGGCCTGTGCCAAGGTGCCGAGGACACAGAGTGTGTGGTCAAGACAGGCATGGGGAAGGTTACTAGCAGCCCTCCCTATCCCAGGCTGTCTCCTGGGCAGGCTAAGGGACCCTGATCAAGTCTAGGCAGTTGGCTGCCATGAGCCTCTGACCAACCATGCCAGCACACGTGTACTGCCACCCCGCCACGGTCTCCTCGGAGGGTCACCTCATTACGTGTACAGATGGAGGCACACATACGTGGCACGTATATGCGGGAAGCATCAGGCTCTATCAGTCTGGTGAGTGCAGGGCCACCTACTGCCTGTGCCACACCTGGCTCCAGGGCTGCGAGAATAGGCATCCGCTCCactgggacagccccctgccgCCGTGCGCTGCTTTACCAGCCCTGCCTCAGCCCTTGCCACACGGCCGGCAGTGGAGGGGGAGCCTGGGGGCACCCGGACAAGCCCACCAAGGTGCTGGCTCCAGTCTCTGAGGTCACACGCTCTTGGGGACCAGCACTGACATCCATGCTGATCTGCAACCTGGCGGGCTGTGCTCCATTGGAGGCCATACTTCTTCCCATGTGCTGCTCCCCAGCGTAACCCAGAGGCAAGCCTGAGGATCCTCGACGCCTCCAgccaccctccttccccacccctcatgTGGCTTTGTCCATCGCAGCTTGTATGCCTGCTGTCTGCTTCTTGGAGAACTCAGACTAACTCTCCACCAagcccagagagagaagaggggcttGCCAGAGCGAAGGAGGGTGGCAGGCCCACCTGCTCGCTCTGTATGAGCGCAGTGCTGCCCTTCCCGACCTGACCCCATGCGGTAGGCGGCCCTCACTTTCAGAAGGAAGGAGACCACCAGCTCCTTACGGCACCCAGACTTCTGCCAGCGTAGAATTTTTATTCCACAGGCAGACTGGGCGCAGGTGGCATGGCTCTCACAAAAATCTTGGCAGCAGGTACCATCTCACCCCAccagcctctcttcttggctGAGGAAAGGCCTGTGACGGGGACCGTCCAACCTCACTGAAGTggcccagaggctggaagagCCACGGACTGAGGGTGCTGAGCACACCCGGATCCGGCCATGCCTGACTTCATCTGTGTGTGAAGTGTGACACACAAAGCTCCTTTCTGGTCTGCAACTGAGCGTGCCAAGGAATTCCGCAGCAGACCAACGTGCTGCCtcacgccccccacccctgcctcctgcacaCGGAGGCTTGCACCTGTGTCTGCCCTCTCAGCAGAGTGGgggccccaccctggccccctgTGGTGTCCTGGGGAAGGGTGCAGGTGCAGGTGTCAGCCCAGAAAGGCAGGCACAGATGTGACTGAGTGTGAAGCCATGGGCAAGCTGCTGTCCATGGACGGTTAGGCTGGGGAGGGGCGCAGGTAGAGGCAGGCCATCCTGAACTTTGGGCCAACGAACTCAGACTTTCCCTGGAGCCTGTGAGCCCGGCTGCTGGATGGAgcgtgggcaggagggaggggatcAGCAAGCCAGGAGGGTGCTGAGGATGGGCGGATGCAGCCAGCTGGGGGTACCCAGAGAGGGAGGCCAGATGGGAGGACCCAGGAGACAGCCCTGAAGCCCTGGCTGTTCAGGTGCAGCGCCCAAGACAGCGCCAGGGTGAGGACACTGGTGTGGCTGGAGGACCCAACGGTGTCCCGCAGGGGGTCCTGTGGGTTCTGTGGCAGGTGTCTAATGTCTTCCAAAAATTCTCCTGGGAAACTCTTGCAGCAGAACTTGCTGCCTCTGCTGCCTACAGGAGAGACCTTTGTATCCGTCCGGCTGAGGAGGGAAAGCAGACTTTGTgccctgcagggagaggggggcATCTGGAGTGGGGGCACATACCTAGGGGGTTACCCTGGGGGTTCACCTGCTCTGGACCCCTGGGTGAGTCTGGGGGTTGTTGCCTACCTGGGAGCAGGAGGAGTCGAGTGTGTGTCGGCCACAGCTCAGCCTCCAGCAGGGGTGCCCAGGGTCCTGCCTGGGCTTTGACCTCAATTGTCACAGAGCCCTCGGAGAAGGAGAAGTCCAGCTTGTTCCCCTGGTAAGAGACGCCATAGATGCACACTCCAGAGACCCCTGCCAGACACATGGGGTCGAAGGTCACGCCATCCCTGGTgatcctggggggaggggagatgtgcATGAGAGCAGGAAGTGGGGGGCATGTGATTGCTCTCCGCCAGACCTATTCTCACCTGAACCCTGTGAATCCAAACAATGCCGCTTGCAGGAAGCCCCCCATGCCTGTCAGGAAGTTCACAGCGCCCGACCCATCTGCATTCTCTGTCCACACCTGCACGTGGCAAGTCGGTTAGTGCCCAGACTCCCAGGATATGGGCCCCCATGAGgctgctgcccctgctcccaAGGGCAGGGCCCGAGGTCAGCCAGGAGTCACCAGGGACCTGACCCTGCTGTGACTCCCCCTGAGGCGGGGCTCCCACTCCTACCACTCAGGGGCCAGAGCAGGAGGCAGGTGTGGTCGGCATGAGAGTTGACACCGAGACCAGGCTACCTTGAAGGGTTCAGCTATGTTGGCAAAGCTTCTCTCTAGGAGGTCCCGAGCCCGCCAGGGGTCCTTCAGCTCCAACCAGCCCACGGCAAACATGCTctggggtcagaggtcagaggaCATGCTAGGGCAAAGCCCACTGCATGGGGAGGGGAGACTGAGACTaatggggcagggctggggctgctgtgaggacCACCACCCCACACCACTGCAGTTTCCTCACCCAGGTCATGGCAGGGCCCTTTGGGGATGTCACAGCCTCATAAATCTCCAGGTTCTTCCTGCGAATGTGAGGACTCAGGTGGAAAGGGATGGGGTACCCCAGGAGCACAACATCTGCCTGCTTCACCTCCTCTCCTGGGGAGGGACAGGTGCTGCtgacggtggggggggggaagccggAAGGGGGGAGCTGCTCTGTCAGGTAGGGGACATCCAGGGTGGACACAGGTCCTGTGGGAGGGGTGAAGGGGCCCTGAGGCAGCTCCGAGGACACTCACCAGGCTGGTACCCATCAAACTCAGGGTGGAAGTTCCGCCTCGGGTCAAAGGGAACCTTGATCTTATCAGCCACTGCCAGCCACTCGCTGGGAATGGGCTGACCCAGGTCCTGGGCCAGGGCAGCAGCAAAGCGCAGGCTAGgggtgaaggcagggagaggggggctCTAGCCCCAGCCGGCCCAGCCGGCCCTTTGCATGGTGGCAGTTTGGGCAGGGGTCTTGGGTCTGACCTGTTCTGGACCAGGACGTTGGTGTAGACGGAGTTGTTGACCCCTGAATGGTATTCGTCGGGGGGCATGACTCCTGGGCACACGAGTGCAAGGCggtgctcagtgcagggtcttAGGGACCCGTCCCTGATGCAAGTAGCCAGTGTGGGGCTGGTAACATGAGGTGTCAGAGATCCCATGCTGAACTGAGGAGCGCCCACCTGCCCCACCAACTCGTGGCCACCTACTTTCCCTGCCACAGTGGGTGGTCCATGCCTCTCCCTTCTACCACTGGCCCTCCCCTCTGACCAACCCTCCCCATGACCGTCCCGCTCTCCTCATGCCCTCACCCTTCAGGTGGTAGTTTTCCTCCTCAGGGCTCCACTCCACACGGCTGCACCAAAACTCAGCCACAGCCCTGACCACGTCCCAGCCACCAGCCTCTCGGAAGAGCTGCAAGtcctgggggagcaggagagggtggGACAGGGATGATGCCACCAGTGGCTGCAGTTCTCATCGGTTACTGCATTTCTTGTCAGTGCCCACCCTCCTGAGTGCCCAGAGTGAAGGCCTGGCCCCAGACAGGAAGTCatggtggggggtaggggagcaCGGCCGCGTTAGGTGGGTGGTCGTACCTGGTGGGCACGGCGACACCTCACCTGGGTGGTGTAATAGTACAGCTGGAAGGCCAACACCACAGCTCCGTTTATGTGAATCTCCTGGGTCCCATAAATGTCCTCAGGGCAGACCTCCAGACCAGAACCTGCGCTCTCCCAGGCAAACTTGGCTCCCTGAGAGGGTGGAGGGCATGGAGCAGACCTGACTATTACGGGGGTTGGGGCACAGGAATAGCCCATCCATTTCCCAGGGCTCTCAGCCTTCAGCCGTGGAGGACAGAGGTAGGGGCACCAAGCGTCTGGGTGCCCTCACGGGGGCCTGCAGGCTCTCAGTGCCCACCGTGTGTCCCCATCATAGCCCAGACAGCTTCTGCCCAGCTTCCACTGTGTGTTGAGCCTGGGCCAGGGTAGCGAGGGGACTCCAGCTGGGCCCTAGCCAGGCTGTGGCTCCTACCTGTACAGCGCAGGCTGGGGGATGCTGCTGAACCCCTGTAAGAATCCAGGAATCCCAGCGCCACCCAGAGAGGAACCTGAGGCGATGGGTACAGGCCTGGGAGGGATGTGGGTCCCCCTCACCTGGTAACCCAGCTTCCGGGCATTGTCTAGGGCCCCACCCAGCGTCCGGATGCGGTACTCCAGGAGGGCCCGGGCGGCCTCCGGGTGGAACGTCAGGATATTTGGGAACAGCCAGAGATCCTGAGGGCAAAGAAGGGCCCCTTGTTCAGGAGCTCTcacacccttctctctctcctgcctgcccACATTCTGCCTTGGCCAGAGCCAGCACTGCTCATGCTGCCTCCCTGAGGGcccctctgtctccttccagcTTCTTCTCTGCTGCCCACCCTGGGCCCCTCCTGGGCCCTCCACACCTGCCCATCCCACGGCTCAGTCTCCAGACTCGATGCTCCTCGGGTCTGGTCCCCCGCCCAGTGCTTCACCTCCCCAGCAGGCATCGGGGTCCCCCCAGGAGCTCGGGCTAGAAGCTGCGCACGGAGACCGTTGGTCATGAGCTGCCTGACCTAGAGGGAAGGACTCAGCCTCACCAGAGTGGGCCACAGCACTGGCTTCTGGAGGCACCTGACGAAGAGGGGGTAGCACCCCAGACCCCTCCCACACTCAATGGACACCAAGTCCCAGCCTCTCCCGGTTCCCACTCCTCTCCGAGGCCTCACTCTCCTCCACCCATGCTCCCCTCAGCAGCCACAAGGGTCCTCCCACAGTACACCTGTGTCGGTGTCACTCCCCAGTTCAAGTCTCCATGGCTCTTACAGCCCCCCTACAACTGTTCTTCTTCCTCGGTGAGGTACCCTTTTGCCCCTGCAGATGCCAAACACcctctcagctctgctgtttATACCCTCTGGTCCCTTTGCCTGAATCACTCTTTTCCGCCAAACTCCTATACATTCTTGGGCTGAGATCCcacctcctctaggaagccttcccttCTGCCATGGCCTCTGTGTTTCCCCAATCACAGCCCCCAACCCAGGTAGGGCAGAGATAGCAGCCGTGCCTGTGCCCTTAGCCACAGCATCCTCTGTGCCCGCGTGCTGCCCCATCTGTGGCTGCTCTGTGTTGGGGGTGGAATGGTGCATACCTGGTCCCAGAAGACGTGGCCCCAGTAGCACTCCTCTCGGCTCCCATTGGACAGGCCCCCAGGGCTGAGGCCGTGGCAGGTGTAGCCTGGGGCCCCAGGCTGTGGCAGGGCACTGAGCACGTAGTAGAGGGCGCCACGCAAGGCCTGGCGTAGGGGTAGGGGCCCCACCACATCCAGGCCACAGCCAGCCCAGAGCTGGGCCCAGGCCTGGGCATGGACGGTGTACAGAGTGCCCCCGGCCAGCAGCTGCAAGGCCTCGGCAAGGCAGGCCTGGGCCTCAGCCCGGCTGCCACCTACAACGGTCAGGAACTCCCAGGTCTGGTCTTCCTCACTTTCCCCAAGCGTCAGGGCTGGGGGCACTGGTGTCCACAGCATGTGCACCTCCTGCTGGGACCCCCCAGGTTGCTCCGGGGTTAGTGTGTGGCCATAAAGGTACCTGCAAGAGTGTGGCCATGTCTAAGGGACCAGCTTCCTCCTTGGTCTACCTGGCCAGCCCCGACCCCCTCCTCACCGGGCTCCTTGGAAGTCGGGACCCAGATGCAGGTCCAGGTCTGGGCTTTCTGGGGAGAAGGTTGACCGCAACAGCACCGTGATGGGCC is part of the Ailuropoda melanoleuca isolate Jingjing chromosome 16, ASM200744v2, whole genome shotgun sequence genome and harbors:
- the LOC100472072 gene encoding interferon-induced transmembrane protein 3 yields the protein MSRSSQPFFPGAHPGVPPTYEMLKEEHEVAVLGAQSSAPGTTTVVTIRSETAVPDHIVWSLFNTIFMNWCCLGFVAFAYSVKSRDRKMVGDMTGARTYASTAKCLNIWALVLGLLLTITFIIFFVAGSLMISQTISEIIKQYGGH
- the IFITM5 gene encoding interferon-induced transmembrane protein 5, translated to MDTSYPREDPRAPTPRKADGAAHTALTLGAPRPPPRDHLIWSVFSTLYLNLCCLGFLALAYSIKARDQKVAGDLEAARRLGSKAKCYNILATMWALVPPLLLLALVVTGALHLSRLAKDSAAFFSTKFDDSDYD